Proteins encoded together in one Streptomyces sp. NA04227 window:
- a CDS encoding DUF4241 domain-containing protein has protein sequence MSEYFTASPALHTGEGHAAGRTVQLTVSELGKVSVPSGTLGMGDPGYADPDALLQVPVPPGEHPVLVTRFVRTRDDGTPWTCNAALSVIIAGHGNGMPPEARRGPLPTSVPGADPDGCDVVGVDGGEVAVLDWTAFHDLWERDEEALETYFLDELSALSRPLDVPLLGRPENVITDSSGYGDGGYPVYGSFSAKGQLLAVHVDFNNAGLTASRFRS, from the coding sequence GTGAGCGAATACTTCACGGCGAGCCCGGCTCTGCACACCGGAGAGGGCCATGCGGCAGGCCGGACGGTCCAGTTGACGGTGTCCGAGCTCGGCAAGGTGTCCGTCCCGAGCGGAACCCTCGGCATGGGCGACCCCGGCTACGCAGACCCCGACGCGCTGCTCCAGGTGCCCGTCCCGCCCGGCGAACACCCGGTCCTGGTCACCCGCTTCGTCCGCACGCGCGACGACGGGACGCCCTGGACCTGCAATGCGGCCCTGAGCGTGATCATCGCGGGTCACGGCAACGGCATGCCGCCCGAGGCCCGTCGTGGGCCCTTGCCCACCAGCGTCCCCGGCGCCGACCCCGACGGCTGCGATGTCGTCGGGGTGGACGGCGGCGAGGTGGCGGTACTCGACTGGACCGCCTTCCACGACCTCTGGGAGCGGGACGAGGAGGCGCTGGAGACGTACTTCCTGGACGAGCTGTCGGCACTCTCCCGCCCCCTCGACGTGCCGCTCCTCGGGCGCCCGGAGAACGTGATCACCGACTCCTCCGGCTACGGCGACGGCGGCTACCCGGTGTACGGAAGCTTCTCGGCGAAGGGCCAACTCCTCGCCGTACACGTCGACTTCAACAACGCGGGGCTGACGGCGAGCCGGTTCCGTTCCTGA
- a CDS encoding ABC transporter substrate-binding protein yields the protein MAFGLGACGEDEAAPRRVAPAVAGSAEEAGGMDALIRAAKKEGHLNAIALLPHWANYDALFSGFEKKYGIEVTVARPYAHSQNEIEDVKKYRGRDHAPDVLQLGDSFARSAAEQGLLDPYRVQDWDKIPRNQKDPQAHWYNNYGGYISIGCDVGRVKRCPVSFADLLKPEYEGKVALNGKPTVAGQALASVFAAALTNGGSTDDIQPGVDFFAELARAGNYNRGNPNPASIARGRTPIAIGWDYLNLSYARQLRRMGVKWEVSIPFDASFTQYYAQAINKHAPHPAAARLWEEYLFSPEGQNLRLVDYARPVLMDAMAEDGTLDKFLAARLPTVEGATAFPTPEQLDKALRLVRKTWGNAVGD from the coding sequence ATGGCATTCGGTCTCGGCGCGTGCGGGGAGGACGAGGCGGCGCCCCGGCGGGTGGCCCCTGCTGTGGCCGGCTCCGCCGAGGAAGCGGGCGGTATGGACGCGCTGATCAGGGCGGCGAAGAAGGAGGGCCATCTCAACGCCATCGCGTTGCTGCCCCACTGGGCCAACTACGACGCCCTGTTCTCCGGGTTCGAGAAGAAGTACGGCATCGAGGTCACGGTCGCCCGGCCGTATGCCCACAGCCAGAACGAGATCGAGGACGTGAAGAAGTACCGGGGACGCGACCACGCCCCCGACGTACTCCAGCTCGGTGACAGCTTCGCCCGGTCCGCGGCCGAGCAGGGCCTGCTTGACCCGTACCGGGTCCAGGACTGGGACAAGATCCCGCGGAACCAGAAGGACCCGCAGGCTCACTGGTACAACAACTACGGCGGCTACATCTCCATCGGCTGCGACGTCGGCCGCGTCAAGAGGTGCCCCGTCTCCTTCGCCGATCTGCTCAAGCCGGAGTACGAGGGCAAGGTCGCTCTCAACGGCAAGCCCACCGTCGCCGGCCAGGCCCTGGCGAGCGTGTTCGCCGCCGCCCTCACCAACGGCGGATCGACGGACGACATCCAGCCGGGTGTCGACTTCTTCGCCGAGCTGGCGAGGGCGGGCAACTACAACCGCGGCAACCCCAACCCCGCCTCGATCGCCCGGGGCAGGACACCGATCGCCATCGGGTGGGACTACCTCAATCTCTCCTACGCCCGGCAGCTCCGCCGCATGGGAGTGAAGTGGGAGGTGTCCATCCCCTTCGATGCCAGTTTCACCCAGTACTACGCACAGGCGATCAACAAGCACGCCCCCCACCCGGCCGCAGCACGCCTGTGGGAGGAGTACCTCTTCAGCCCGGAGGGCCAGAACCTCCGGCTCGTGGACTATGCCCGCCCGGTACTGATGGATGCCATGGCCGAGGACGGCACCCTCGACAAGTTCCTGGCCGCGAGGCTGCCCACGGTCGAGGGTGCGACGGCCTTCCCGACGCCGGAGCAACTGGACAAGGCCCTGCGGTTGGTGCGGAAGACCTGGGGCAATGCCGTTGGAGACTGA
- a CDS encoding NACHT domain-containing protein yields the protein MRLRALRLCRPRGKRPQVTVSEHTSNTVADATVHGSVLLAQNITGNTFNSLAPQPSFADLLNEAAGLLVRSLRTQWAEEEGRRKVHDPFPLPVRWREAHTEVADHEPNVGRARAQAAPPPSALSGELADIAAVYQGVRSQRMVVLGRAGTGKTVLAVRLLLDLLGPPGHLPSRVPVFFSISSWNPTTTPLRRWMTQQLERDHPGLAEPLANAPSLAAALVDNELILPVLDGFDEIADGLHRPALRALNTETRMPLFLTSRTDEYAAAVRGTAVLSAAAVVELAGLELSDTADYLRRSSRRARDGTTAWDPVLERLREDPRHPASSHLSTVLRTPLMVALARDVYSNARDRTPADLLDVDRFGSPEALEDHLLDMFVPARYADEPAHRRELVPQWLGFLAGHLRRSRTTDLAWWRMGTDVNRRTRTWLVGLLGGLGFGLVDALIALPVNWLIYGYALPEAIGLSFLEALSFGAACGSGVALAHLFWGADAAAMPTRVRVRVPVSFSGGGWSRHRAATGVRGRFRQSVSRLGAGVLYGYVFSCLGFAVYIVLSTLALGAFDMGDWAETMRFHFSTSAVYLGLACGLTLALVAALEVPIDIDSAVSPSALLRTNRESVLARTLVFVLVLAVLGAVFFAVSIDVSALGLLVFVVIGGAGGGLLLIVGMTAWGQWICVVRVWLPLTGRLPWNVNAFLEDAQRRGVLRQSGAVYQFRHARLQDRLAEGYRPHR from the coding sequence GTGAGGCTGCGGGCTCTGCGCCTGTGCAGGCCCCGCGGCAAGCGGCCCCAGGTCACGGTTTCCGAGCACACCTCCAACACGGTGGCCGACGCCACGGTGCACGGATCGGTGCTCCTGGCACAGAACATCACGGGGAACACGTTCAACTCCCTTGCGCCGCAACCGAGTTTCGCCGACCTGCTGAACGAAGCAGCGGGCCTGCTGGTCCGTTCCCTGCGCACGCAGTGGGCCGAGGAGGAAGGGCGGCGGAAGGTCCACGATCCGTTTCCGCTGCCGGTGCGCTGGCGGGAGGCGCACACGGAGGTAGCGGACCACGAACCCAACGTAGGACGCGCCCGGGCACAGGCCGCGCCGCCGCCGTCCGCCCTGTCCGGTGAACTCGCGGACATCGCGGCCGTTTACCAGGGGGTCCGCTCGCAGCGGATGGTGGTGCTCGGGCGGGCGGGCACGGGCAAGACCGTACTGGCCGTACGTCTGCTGCTGGACCTCCTCGGGCCGCCCGGGCACCTGCCGTCCCGCGTTCCGGTGTTCTTCAGCATCTCCTCGTGGAACCCCACGACCACGCCCCTGCGCCGCTGGATGACGCAGCAACTGGAGCGTGACCACCCGGGTTTGGCCGAGCCGCTCGCCAACGCCCCAAGCCTGGCAGCCGCGTTGGTCGACAACGAGCTGATCCTGCCCGTCCTGGACGGCTTCGACGAGATCGCCGACGGGCTGCACCGTCCTGCGCTGAGGGCACTCAACACCGAAACGCGGATGCCTCTCTTCCTGACCAGCCGCACCGACGAGTACGCGGCCGCCGTCCGCGGTACGGCGGTCCTGTCCGCCGCCGCCGTCGTCGAGCTGGCCGGGCTCGAACTGTCGGACACCGCCGACTACTTGAGGCGCAGCTCCCGCCGGGCACGTGACGGCACGACCGCCTGGGACCCGGTCCTGGAACGGCTGCGCGAAGACCCGCGGCATCCGGCGAGCAGCCACCTGAGCACGGTCCTGCGCACGCCCCTCATGGTCGCTCTCGCCCGCGACGTCTACAGCAACGCGCGGGACCGGACGCCGGCCGATCTCCTGGACGTCGACCGGTTCGGCAGCCCGGAGGCACTGGAGGACCATCTTCTCGACATGTTCGTCCCCGCGCGGTACGCGGACGAGCCCGCACACCGCCGCGAACTCGTCCCGCAGTGGCTGGGGTTCCTTGCCGGGCACCTGCGTCGCTCGCGTACCACGGACCTCGCCTGGTGGCGAATGGGGACCGATGTGAACCGCCGCACCCGCACATGGCTGGTGGGGCTGCTCGGCGGTCTGGGCTTCGGGCTCGTGGACGCCCTGATCGCACTGCCCGTGAACTGGCTCATCTACGGCTACGCCCTCCCGGAGGCGATCGGGCTGTCCTTCCTGGAGGCGCTGTCGTTCGGTGCCGCCTGCGGATCGGGGGTCGCACTCGCCCATCTGTTCTGGGGTGCCGACGCGGCCGCCATGCCTACGCGCGTACGCGTACGGGTGCCGGTGTCGTTCTCCGGCGGCGGGTGGAGCCGACACCGGGCAGCCACCGGGGTCAGGGGCAGGTTCAGGCAATCGGTGTCACGCCTCGGAGCCGGGGTCCTGTACGGCTACGTCTTCTCCTGCCTGGGCTTTGCCGTGTACATCGTCCTCAGCACGCTGGCCCTGGGGGCCTTCGACATGGGTGACTGGGCCGAGACCATGCGGTTCCATTTCAGCACCAGCGCCGTCTACTTGGGCCTCGCCTGCGGGCTCACCCTGGCACTCGTCGCCGCCCTCGAAGTCCCCATCGACATCGACAGCGCGGTCAGCCCTTCCGCGCTCTTGCGCACGAACCGCGAGAGCGTGCTGGCCCGGACACTCGTGTTCGTCCTGGTTCTGGCAGTCCTCGGCGCCGTCTTCTTCGCCGTGTCCATCGACGTATCGGCCCTGGGCCTTCTGGTGTTCGTGGTCATCGGCGGTGCGGGCGGCGGACTGCTGCTCATAGTCGGCATGACCGCCTGGGGACAGTGGATCTGTGTGGTCCGCGTCTGGCTGCCGCTGACCGGTCGCCTGCCGTGGAACGTCAACGCCTTCCTGGAAGACGCCCAACGGCGTGGCGTACTACGGCAGTCGGGCGCCGTGTACCAGTTCCGCCATGCGCGGCTCCAGGACCGGCTGGCCGAGGGATACCGCCCGCATCGCTGA
- a CDS encoding ATP-binding protein → MSANRTTPTGAVADQRPVALREFIRRFPSTPRGARTARCAAVRQLHDWGVPFGSEMCDTAAVIVAELAANAVTHGRVPSRSFELRLGISVHSLWIEVSDTRSERRPPAPGDVPVPDPLAESGRGLFLVETLADRWCVLKRNAVGKTVRAELDLRR, encoded by the coding sequence ATGAGCGCCAACCGCACTACCCCCACCGGCGCGGTCGCAGACCAACGACCTGTCGCCCTACGTGAGTTCATCCGCCGCTTCCCCTCCACCCCGCGCGGTGCGCGCACGGCACGCTGCGCCGCTGTGCGCCAACTGCACGACTGGGGCGTGCCGTTCGGCAGCGAGATGTGTGACACCGCCGCCGTGATCGTCGCCGAGCTGGCGGCGAACGCCGTCACGCACGGTCGCGTACCGTCGCGGTCCTTCGAGCTGCGGTTGGGAATCTCTGTCCACAGCCTGTGGATAGAGGTTTCGGACACCCGCAGCGAGCGTCGGCCGCCCGCGCCGGGCGACGTACCCGTACCCGATCCGCTGGCCGAAAGCGGGCGTGGCCTCTTCCTGGTGGAGACGCTGGCCGACCGGTGGTGTGTGCTGAAGCGGAACGCGGTCGGCAAAACGGTACGGGCCGAGCTGGACCTGCGGCGGTAG
- a CDS encoding helix-turn-helix transcriptional regulator produces the protein MAKGTCGDGGKGGADGQEVSRESKAGEPEPSESLRTFGAFVQALREHAGLSREAFAELVGFSKHTVASIEQGRRMPDIDFIERGDEVLGGTGALKKAAPFLTRRPGLASWFQKWARYELTAISLCTYECRLIPGMLQTQAYTRVLFENRLPPLNDAEIEAQLEARLDRARLLTDLPHTTFSFILDEHLFLRRTGGVEVTRGLIDHVLEMSARRNIEIQILPLACDVHAGLNGPIRLLETPKHQWLGYSEGQESGHLFSDRKTISVLQTRYAKLRSQALTPEDSRALLERLRGAL, from the coding sequence ATGGCCAAGGGAACGTGCGGGGACGGCGGCAAGGGTGGGGCGGACGGCCAGGAGGTGAGCAGGGAAAGCAAAGCCGGAGAGCCCGAACCCTCGGAGAGCCTTCGCACCTTCGGCGCCTTCGTACAGGCTCTGCGCGAACACGCCGGTCTGAGTCGCGAGGCATTCGCCGAACTGGTGGGATTTTCGAAACATACAGTGGCGTCGATCGAGCAAGGGCGGCGGATGCCCGACATCGACTTCATTGAGCGGGGAGACGAAGTCCTGGGCGGCACAGGGGCGTTGAAGAAGGCCGCGCCCTTCCTCACCAGGCGGCCCGGGCTGGCCAGTTGGTTCCAGAAGTGGGCACGGTACGAGCTGACGGCCATCAGCCTCTGCACCTACGAGTGCCGACTGATTCCGGGCATGTTGCAGACGCAGGCCTACACGCGGGTGCTATTCGAGAATCGGCTTCCACCATTGAACGATGCCGAGATCGAAGCGCAGTTGGAAGCCCGTCTGGACCGGGCACGACTGCTCACAGACCTGCCCCACACGACCTTCAGTTTCATCCTTGACGAGCATCTGTTCCTGCGGCGCACGGGCGGTGTGGAGGTCACGCGAGGTCTGATTGACCACGTCCTGGAGATGTCGGCCCGGCGCAACATCGAGATTCAGATTTTGCCTCTGGCGTGCGATGTCCACGCTGGACTCAACGGCCCTATCCGGCTTCTGGAAACGCCGAAGCACCAGTGGTTGGGGTACTCCGAAGGACAGGAAAGCGGCCACTTGTTCTCCGACCGGAAGACGATCAGTGTGCTCCAGACCCGGTATGCGAAACTGCGCTCACAAGCACTCACCCCCGAGGACTCCAGGGCCCTGCTGGAGCGACTACGAGGAGCGCTATGA
- a CDS encoding DUF397 domain-containing protein, whose product MSTSTLMWFKSSYSGDSGDDCIEVALSWHKSSYSGSSGDDCVEVAECPQTIHIRDSKNKRGPQLALSPGAWTNFLSYASAQTV is encoded by the coding sequence ATGAGTACATCCACGTTGATGTGGTTCAAGAGCAGCTACAGCGGTGACTCCGGCGACGACTGCATAGAAGTAGCCCTCTCCTGGCACAAGTCGAGCTACAGCGGAAGCTCCGGCGACGACTGCGTAGAAGTAGCCGAATGCCCCCAAACAATCCACATCCGGGACTCAAAGAACAAGCGCGGCCCGCAGCTTGCGCTTTCGCCCGGCGCGTGGACCAATTTCCTCTCGTACGCCTCCGCGCAGACGGTCTGA
- a CDS encoding VCBS repeat-containing protein, with product MAGGDSRRRGIGSGRAGVRVRRFGTAVCCAALLLTACGPFGDDGKDESAPEKRAVQDAPVDPVPLGDGSTAQDDFNGDGARDLILNDLVKDDSHGDDLGIGVVYGVPVKGEPGGKRSAGLRPRTRQLLNPTRQAAEVKGQLPATFVAEAACDLDKDGFTDLVVSTDPPYDGQGQPPVPLQLLFGSPKGLPGKAVVLRIPAGARFGNDWPDQPVCGDFDGDGDQDLVVHATEGRLSFLQGPFTRGGAPREAGKALRSPGAFPTGPAHDVDGDGDDDLLVRSGGRNAKSAVVFGSTTGPDETGVLLPAGTAAVLGEFGRAKGTDAAILTKTGVALRYQIPGTLRGTLDLSGSADGDAGTLNSLEAADFNGDGYTDLVLGSDSDSGKLRLIPGTANGPSTKGIVTVDAQGDGKNFAGTRPQVLKAADFDGDGRADLVVRLVKGKDDQVAVYPGSEKGLVATEHPLTFTTTLFAGMGPDSE from the coding sequence GTGGCGGGCGGGGATTCTCGAAGACGGGGTATCGGTAGCGGCCGGGCGGGAGTACGGGTCCGGCGGTTCGGTACCGCCGTCTGCTGCGCCGCCCTCCTGCTCACCGCCTGCGGCCCCTTCGGCGACGACGGCAAGGACGAGAGCGCTCCCGAGAAGCGGGCCGTTCAGGACGCACCGGTCGACCCAGTACCGCTCGGCGACGGCAGCACGGCACAGGACGACTTCAACGGCGACGGCGCCCGCGACCTGATCCTCAACGACCTGGTGAAGGACGACTCGCACGGCGACGACCTCGGTATCGGTGTCGTCTACGGCGTGCCCGTCAAGGGCGAGCCCGGGGGCAAGCGAAGCGCCGGACTCCGGCCGCGTACAAGGCAGTTGCTCAACCCGACGCGCCAAGCCGCCGAGGTGAAGGGGCAGTTGCCCGCCACGTTCGTCGCCGAGGCCGCGTGCGACCTGGACAAGGACGGCTTCACGGACCTGGTGGTGTCCACGGACCCGCCCTACGACGGACAGGGCCAGCCGCCGGTACCACTCCAACTGCTCTTCGGCTCGCCAAAGGGCCTGCCCGGCAAGGCGGTTGTGCTGCGCATCCCGGCGGGTGCCCGCTTCGGCAACGACTGGCCGGACCAGCCGGTGTGCGGCGACTTCGACGGGGACGGCGACCAGGACCTCGTCGTACACGCCACCGAGGGCCGACTCAGCTTCCTCCAGGGGCCGTTCACCCGTGGCGGCGCACCGCGCGAGGCGGGCAAGGCCCTGCGCTCCCCCGGCGCCTTCCCCACCGGACCCGCCCACGACGTCGACGGGGACGGCGACGACGACCTGCTCGTCCGCTCGGGCGGCCGTAACGCCAAGTCGGCCGTGGTGTTCGGCTCGACGACCGGACCGGACGAGACGGGCGTACTGCTCCCGGCCGGAACCGCCGCCGTACTCGGGGAGTTCGGGCGCGCGAAGGGCACCGACGCGGCGATCCTCACGAAGACCGGCGTCGCCCTCCGCTACCAGATCCCGGGCACTTTGCGCGGCACCCTCGACCTGTCCGGCAGCGCCGACGGCGACGCGGGCACCCTCAACTCCCTCGAAGCCGCCGACTTCAACGGCGACGGGTACACCGACCTCGTCCTCGGCAGCGACAGCGACAGCGGGAAGCTGCGGCTGATCCCCGGAACCGCGAACGGCCCGTCCACAAAGGGCATCGTGACCGTGGACGCACAGGGGGACGGCAAGAACTTCGCCGGTACACGCCCTCAGGTGCTGAAGGCCGCCGACTTCGACGGGGACGGGCGGGCGGACCTCGTCGTCCGGCTGGTGAAGGGCAAGGACGACCAGGTGGCCGTATATCCCGGAAGCGAGAAGGGACTTGTGGCCACCGAGCACCCCCTGACGTTCACCACGACGCTGTTCGCGGGAATGGGGCCGGACTCGGAATAG